In Pirellulales bacterium, the DNA window CGGATCGAACAACTCCAACGCCCGCACCGCGCCGACGATATATTCGGCCGGCCCCAGCACGCGGTTGCCGATGTTCTCCTCGGCGAAAAAGGCCGCCGACCGCAGTACCGTCTCGACCGCCCAGCCCACGTTCAGCTCATGCTCGCGCAACCCAACAGCCAGCTCCGCGATCGCGGGCTCTTTCACCACTCCCTCGCCCATGAACAGCTCGCAGATGCGGCGGGCCAGCCGCAACGACGTGGCCGGGTGCTCCAGCAGCATGGACATCAAGTCGCCGCCGCGCCAGTTTCCGTGCCGGCCAAGAATCGTCTTTTCGCCCTCGTCGTGATAGGCCGCCACTTCGCGAAACTCGCGGTTCTTGACCGTCCAGCCCGTGAGCGCACGCGCGGCTTCCTTGACGTCGGCCTCGCTGTAGTTGCCGACGCCGAGCGTGAACAGCTCCATCAGTTCGCGGGCCAGATTCTCGTTGGGATGTTGGCGGCGGTTGCTGTCGGCGTCAAGCCAGACGAGCACCGCCGGGTCTTTCACCACGTGGACGAGCAGCTCGGCAAACGGCGCTCGGGCGAACTGCCGAAACAGATCGTTCTGCCGCCGCATCAGGGCCACGTCTTGCACCTTGCGGTAGCTCGTTGCAAAGTGGTTGTGCCAGAGGAGCGTCAAGCGTTCGCCGAGCGGGTCGGGCGAAAAGATCATGCGATAGAGCCACCACGCTTTGAGCCGGTGGATGTTGCCCGACGCCACCGCCGCGTCGGCCAACAGCCGCGACGTGGCCTCGAAATCTTCCGGCACGGCCGCCGTATACGCCTTGCCCGCCAGCAGCCGCTCGACCGCCGCCTGAGGACCGTCTTTCAGATCGCGGTCGATCTCTTCCCACGTGGCCGCGAAGCCCGCCCGGCGGTGCAAGTGAACCACCCGCCGCAGGTTCCAGGGCGCGGCATCGGTCGGCTTATACAGCGACCAAGCGGTTGCGGGCAAATAATTCATCATGGCTGTCACATTCGAGGGTGTCGCTCTTGGCGGGCGAGACCCATTCTACTATTCGCGTTCGACGACGATCTCGCCCAAATCGAGCGTTTGGTTCGGCTTGACCTGGAATTCTTTCACAATCTGCAGTTTGCCGGCCCGTTTCGCCGAGACTCGATAGCTTGCTCCAGGAATCAGCGCCGGTAAGGTGAGCTTGCTCTCCTCGTCGCCTTCCGACGGGAAGGGGTTGTTGGTGCGGTCGATATTGGAAATAAAATCAGAGTCGGCCATGAATTCTCCGCGCTGAGCCGCCTCGCCGTCGTATCGGTAGACGCCCGGAGTTACGACCATTTCGACGTTGGCATAGTTACTGGAGACGGGTCCGCCCTTGCCGCCGGTCAACCGCAGTGTGGCCTTGCCGCAGGGCTTGAGGACGACGGTCCGCTCTCCGTCGCCCGCCTTGATGACTTCGGCAGCGCCGAGTCGCCGTTTGGCGTCTAAGAAGCAGACGGGGTATTCCACGTCCTTGGCGAGGCCCGCAAGTTCGAACCGCCCGCCGAGGGTGGGCGTAGTGTGGCCGCGCCAAGTGAGCGAATGGGGGGATATGTTGAGCCGCGAGACGACCAGGGCCTCGTCGACGGGGTTGCCGAGCTCGTCCACGATTCGTCCCGTCACGGTCGCCCCCGGCTCCAGCTCAACCTTCACTTCAATCGCATCTTGGCCCGCTTGCGGATCGAGCTTCGCGATCGCGTGCGTATAGCTCCGCTGGCCTCCCGGTTGGCCTTGGCTAAGCTCCCGGTCGCCGATCCCTTGTAGCACGTAGTTTCCTTGCGGGCTGTTTACCAGCAACCGGCCG includes these proteins:
- a CDS encoding DUF1800 domain-containing protein, with translation MMNYLPATAWSLYKPTDAAPWNLRRVVHLHRRAGFAATWEEIDRDLKDGPQAAVERLLAGKAYTAAVPEDFEATSRLLADAAVASGNIHRLKAWWLYRMIFSPDPLGERLTLLWHNHFATSYRKVQDVALMRRQNDLFRQFARAPFAELLVHVVKDPAVLVWLDADSNRRQHPNENLARELMELFTLGVGNYSEADVKEAARALTGWTVKNREFREVAAYHDEGEKTILGRHGNWRGGDLMSMLLEHPATSLRLARRICELFMGEGVVKEPAIAELAVGLREHELNVGWAVETVLRSAAFFAEENIGNRVLGPAEYIVGAVRALELFDPPPSTIVLAEWAAAMGQDLFEPPNVFGWAGGRAWINSRSLIARGNFAQRLADGSLQSAAAPADWLALAQRRGCGQNADDFAGFLAQTIWLGQSHEEVKRVKTTVFGEETALTPENARRLVAAMLGAPWAQLG